A genomic stretch from Gopherus flavomarginatus isolate rGopFla2 chromosome 3, rGopFla2.mat.asm, whole genome shotgun sequence includes:
- the LOC127046333 gene encoding interferon kappa-like — MISRSLLQFCLLLLFSSEISCLDCNRLHVLQTRMNSENLERLEKMGGNFPYQCLNERTAFKPRDILKIRLSQQEDAKVAIQQILQELFHIFNNNLTQAAWDGTSIKQFQNGLHQQIEKLEQCLSGEMEKEITYPGNETLLLTSLKLKRYFQTIDNFLKEKQYSWCAWEIIRVEISRCFPILNMLTKRLENEACDASCDDVMKTAE, encoded by the exons ATGATCAGCAGGAGTTTGCTGCAATTTTGCCTCCTGCTGCTCTTCTCCAGTGAAATCTCATGTCTGGACTGTAACAGGCTTCATGTTCTACAAACCAGAATGAACAGTGAGAATTTAGAGCGTCTGGAGAAAATGGGTGGAAACTTTCCCTACCAGTGTTTAAATGAAAGGACAGCTTTCAAGCCCAGAGATATTCTCAAGATCCGACTGTCCCAGCAAGAGGATGCCAAGGTAGCCATCCAGCAGATCCTTCAAGAGCTCTTCCATATCTTTAACAACAACCTCACCCAAGCTGCCTGGGATGGGACTTCCATAAAGCAATTCCAAAATGGACTTCATCAGCAGATTGAGAAGCTGGAGCAATGTTTGAGTGGTGAGATGGAAAAGGAGATAACCTACCCAGGAAATGAGACCCTCCTGCTCACTAGCCTGAAACTGAAGAGATACTTCCAGACAATAGACAAtttcctgaaagaaaagcaatatAGCTGGTGTGCCTGGGAGATCATCCGTGTGGAAATATCCAGATGTTTTCCAATTCTCAATATGCTCACAAAAAGGCTTGAAAATGAAG CATGTGATGCTTCGTGTGATGATGTTATGAAAACAGCTGAATGA
- the LOC127046332 gene encoding interferon beta-like — MISRSLLQFCLLLLFSSEISCLDCNRLHVLQTRMNSESLERLEKMGGNFPFQCLNERTAFKPRDILKIRLSQQEDAKVAIQQILQELFHIFNNNLTQAAWDGTSIKQFQNGIHQQIEKLEQCLSGEMEKEITYPGNETLLLTSLKLKRYFQTIDNFLKEKQYSWCAWEIIRVEISRCFLILNILTKRLENEAHYASSNDVLKTTE; from the exons ATGATCAGCAGGAGTTTGCTGCAATTTTGCCTCCTGCTGCTCTTCTCCAGTGAAATCTCATGTCTGGACTGTAACAGGCTTCATGTTCTACAAACCAGAATGAACAGTGAGAGTTTAGAGCGTCTGGAGAAAATGGGTGGAAACTTTCCCTTCCAGTGTTTAAATGAAAGGACAGCTTTCAAGCCCAGAGATATTCTCAAGATCCGACTGTCCCAGCAAGAGGATGCCAAGGTAGCCATCCAGCAGATCCTTCAAGAGCTCTTCCATATCTTTAACAACAACCTCACCCAAGCTGCCTGGGATGGGACTTCCATAAAGCAATTCCAAAATGGAATTCATCAGCAGATTGAGAAGCTGGAGCAATGTTTGAGTGGTGAGATGGAAAAGGAGATAACCTACCCAGGAAATGAGACCCTCCTGCTCACTAGCCTGAAACTGAAGAGATACTTCCAGACAATAGACAAtttcctgaaagaaaagcaatatAGCTGGTGTGCCTGGGAGATCATCCGTGTGGAAATATCCAGATGTTTTCTCATTCTCAACATACTCACAAAGAGACTTGAAAATGAAG CACATTATGCTTCAAGTAATGATGTTCTGAAAACCACTGAGTGA